In a single window of the Salvelinus namaycush isolate Seneca chromosome 6, SaNama_1.0, whole genome shotgun sequence genome:
- the LOC120049022 gene encoding uncharacterized protein LOC120049022, with amino-acid sequence MNSPRRDNKSSPVVPPRPSSEEMSNPTTQRLNKENDTSSNSQRTGMMGVMQKVNPFKTTTQASSTASTATDPVAEKTVDGNVPEAKQVRKEDPPKDTVDQEKLPEGKQVFQNPGMFTGMMQKVNPFKSTAQIQDTQSIHSDLSSSAGSLAENTTTERQVRKEDPSTDTVDHQVTAKLPEAKQNPGMFTGMMQKVNPFKSTAQNQDTQAIHSNLSSSADSLASTGRQVIKEDPPTDSVDHHVTEKLPESKPQQNPGMFMGMMQKVNPFRSTTPIQDNQSIHSDLSSSSGSLAESNSSAGKQNPGMFKGMMQKVNPFKSTVPTQETQRDSVDHHVTEKLPESSGHSDSSSSSDSLSDTNVFSPTENQTVWYTDNEATSSVKSGPPPPQENKKRTGACHFSIESSYYIIQSIKCILTFHIRRILPGALFGYENTDAQPTAQAGLVEVQTLEMAAVPVPSEGNAPDSVDNEEGLMDWWQTVEGWETWKESNTFEADEGEMAVEAVADRVFMAARFFVRLFNQRGASLQQRILELLSLADAADSFHKKTVKASVGGGVASVAGSITTITGLILAPFTMGTSLIVTAVGIGVATAGGVASASANITDTVHSKTDRKKVEKMIQDYQEEMKDIKECLDFLQVGMETLEEWDFDQYVDSISKKYLNQNVKHVMKEGGRAGKALLINTESLINTVQVLNVAGGAAKAAQVMSVTTGVMSGLFLALDVFFLAKDSIELNKGAKTEFAGKIREVCKDLQNGLLELNRIKEQLQKTMDGIEVVEEEEEEEVYESDPEKLAQLEE; translated from the exons ATGAATAGTCCGCGAAGGGACAACAAGTCTTCTCCAGTGGTTCCTCCCAGACCCAGCAGTGAG GAGATGAGCAACCCAACCACACAACGCTTGAACAAAGAGAATGATACGAGCAGTAACTCACAG AGGACTGGGATGATGGGAGTCATGCAGAAAGTCAATCCGTTCAAAACCACAACACAG GCCTCCTCTACAGCCAGTACAGCTACAGATCCAGTGGCAGAGAAGACTGTGGATGGAAATGTCCCTGAAGCGAAACAG GTGAGAAAAGAGGACCCTCCAAAAGACACTGTGGATCAGGAAAAGCTACCAGAAGGCAAACAG GTCTTCCAGAACCCTGGAATGTTCACAGGAATGATGCAAAAAGTCAATCCTTTCAAATCTACAGCACAGATACAG GACACTCAGTCGATACACAGTGATCTGTCCTCCAGTGCTGGCAGTCTGGCTGAGAACACCACAACAGAAAGACAA GTGAGAAAGGAGGACCCTTCAACAGACACTGTAGATCACCAAGTGACAGCGAAGCTACCTGAAGCCAAGCAG AACCCTGGGATGTTCACGGGAATGATGCAGAAAGTCAACCCATTCAAATCTACAGCACAGAATCAG GATACTCAGGCCATACACAGCAATCTGTCTTCCAGTGCTGACAGTCTGGCTTCTACAGGAAGACAG GTGATAAAGGAAGACCCTCCAACCGACAGTGTGGATCACCATGTCACAGAAAAGCTACCAGAAAGCAAACCG CAGCAGAATCCTGGAATGTTTATGGGAATGATGCAAAAAGTCAACCCTTTCAGATCTACAACACCGATTCAG gacaaccagtCCATACACAGTGATCTTTCTTCCAGTTCTGGCAGTCTGGCTGAGAGTAACAGTTCTGCAGGAAAACAG AACCCCGGGATGTTCAAGGGAATGATGCAGAAAGTCAACCCATTCAAATCTACAGTACCGACCCAG GAGACTCAGCGTGACAGTGTGGATCACCATGTCACAGAAAAGCTACCAGAGAGTAGCGGACACAGTGACTCATCCTCCAGTTCTGACAGTCTGAGTGACACCAACGTCTTCAGTCCTACGGAGAATCAG ACCGTGTGGTACACAGACAATGAAGCTACTTCTTCAGTGAAAAGTGGACCTCCACCACCACAAGAAAATAAGAAAAGGACTGGGGCATGTCACTTTTCTATTGAATCATCCTATTATATtatacaatcaatcaaatgtattttg ACATTCCACATCCGAAGGATTCTCCCTGGTGCCCTGTTTGGCTATGAA AATACTGATGCTCAGCCCACAGCCCAGGCGGGCCTAGTGGAGGTCCAGACACTGGAGATGGCTGCAGTGCCAGTACCTAGTGAAGGAAACGCACCGGACAGTGTGGAT AATGAGGAAGGTCTTATGGATTGGTGGCAAACAGtagagg GTTGGGAAACGTGGAAGGAGTCCAACACCTTTGAAGCGGATGAAGGCGAGAT ggcagTGGAGGCGGTGGCGGACCGTGTCTTCATGGCGGCCCGTTTCTTTGTGCGTCTCTTCAACCAGCGCGGTGCCTCTTTACAGCAACGCATCCTGGAGCTCCTATCATTGGCCGACGCCGCCGACAGCTTCCACAAGAAGACTGTGAAGGCCAGCGTGGGGGGCGGAGTCGCCAGCGTTGCTGGGAGCATCACCACTATCACCGGCCTCATCTTGGCGCCGTTCACCATGGGAACGTCGCTCATCGTCACGGCAGTGGGCATCGGCGTTGCGACGGCGGGCGGGGTAGCGTCAGCCTCTGCAAATATTACCGATACGGTGCACTCCAAGACAGACAGGAAGAAGGTGGAGAAGATGATTCAGGATTACCAGGAGgagatgaaggatatcaaggagtGTCTGGACTTTTTGCAG GTCGGTATGGAGACCCTGGAGGAGTGGGACTTTGATCAGTACGTGGACAGCATCTCTAAGAAATATCTCAACCAGAATGTCAAACACGTGATGAAGGAGGGTGGCCGGGCCGGCAAGGCATTACTAATCAACACAGAAAGTCTGATCAACACCGTGCAGGTTCTCAACGTGGCAGGCGGAGCGGCCAAGGCAGCCCAG GTGATGAGTGTCACCACAGGAGTAATGTCGGGTCTCTTCCTGGCCCTGGATGTGTTCTTCCTGGCAAAAGACTCCATCGAGCTCAACAAAGGAGCCAAGACAGAGTTTGCTGGGAAGATCAGGGAAGTGTGTAAGGATCTTCAGAATGGACTGTTGGAGCTCAACCGCATCAAAGAGCAACTGCAGAAAACTATGGATGGGATcgaggtggtggaggaagaggaggaggaggaggtgtacgAGTCTGATCCAGAGAAACTGGCCCAGTTGGAAGAATGa